The Pelagicoccus enzymogenes genome has a window encoding:
- a CDS encoding tetratricopeptide repeat protein — translation MIARTNSRCSSKPPRTSQLRYPSPRAPKKSIRRARLQKARRAIACTCLCVSLSASQEIEYRTLPELIDAGSQALVRGDFHHAAHAFNSIRHNYAAEPIWLEGELPAKILPLAGFASHKANLQSEAIVALESYLENYAAEQDSQIFARYTLASSLLLNEQTAEARQAFAELRKLAGKSPFRDLASLREAQLSEPTRAIEILQEVVAAPNSQRLATYARLRLIQLQLESENVEEARIHLLNTTWPETSMPELATLTFLATQVADQLIDENPSEALEAYRLVSPKALLIDAQERRINQLQERYRNLAPALRTEQSMWSEQFRQSIQQLQFQLETLRDSPDYGPGIDLRKARCFARLNRPLEAWILLQPIAISQNPLAREAHLEWISNARSMRAWNQAARIAQSFLSAYPEDKDIPQILLWIALSQIEQENYSEAIQSLRALVEREPAPDIAAAAHYYQGYCYFRLKDSLLAIAAFQECQGAAPDTPVAQQALIWTGICHFTTNQLEKAIASFVAIQQNPQARFLHPEALFREATCYFALGELERAYTLSETWLENYKLHPREADLYFLQGDILSEQNKVDAAIAAYAAVETDDAELEFLALEKRCELLLYTNRNEQARRLLTAYRSKQAVSPLHIGAYTQLLAQCLPIHVAQEELAKAVNNYGNNPQAKGIVELIHQLESPPELPEAPSPLASRILVAAIHAHRAAGEQTPAKLKALQLASRFKIEDLPPEALAEAGFALNEIESLEAPPYFFRILQTYPESYYTSKALLGLAQHHRNRSSFQEALAYLLQVPEDDIDTLSLKLDLETMLEQHLSAEKTASAILIDPQAKPSHKAKALQALGHVAQQNGRNQEAYAYYQRIFTLYRGETDQVAEAYLKCIQILESDKRFEDAQQVASEFLAQNDMQKHPSYQDVQDRFERTAVELPATAKPAAL, via the coding sequence ATGATCGCAAGAACCAACTCGCGATGCTCCTCTAAACCGCCTCGCACTTCCCAACTCCGTTACCCTAGCCCTCGCGCACCCAAAAAATCGATACGCCGCGCTCGCCTCCAAAAAGCGAGACGAGCCATCGCATGTACATGCCTGTGCGTATCCCTCTCCGCGTCGCAGGAAATCGAATACCGTACCCTACCCGAACTCATCGACGCAGGTAGCCAAGCCCTCGTTCGCGGCGACTTCCATCATGCCGCGCATGCCTTCAATTCCATTCGCCACAACTACGCTGCAGAACCGATTTGGCTCGAAGGAGAACTCCCCGCCAAAATCCTCCCCCTTGCCGGCTTCGCCTCCCATAAGGCCAACTTGCAGAGCGAGGCCATCGTCGCCCTCGAAAGCTACCTAGAAAACTACGCGGCCGAGCAAGACTCCCAAATCTTCGCCCGCTACACACTTGCTTCCAGCTTGCTCCTGAACGAGCAAACCGCGGAGGCACGCCAAGCCTTCGCGGAACTGAGAAAGCTGGCAGGCAAATCGCCCTTCCGCGATCTGGCCTCCCTGCGCGAAGCTCAACTCTCCGAGCCGACCAGAGCGATCGAAATCCTGCAAGAAGTCGTCGCCGCGCCCAACTCGCAGCGACTCGCGACCTACGCCCGTCTTCGCCTCATCCAACTTCAACTTGAAAGCGAAAACGTCGAGGAAGCGCGCATCCACCTTCTCAATACAACTTGGCCCGAGACCTCCATGCCGGAGCTTGCCACCCTCACCTTTCTGGCAACCCAAGTAGCCGACCAGCTTATCGACGAAAACCCAAGCGAAGCTCTGGAGGCCTACCGCCTCGTGTCACCAAAAGCATTGCTGATTGACGCCCAGGAACGCCGCATCAATCAGCTACAAGAAAGGTACCGAAATCTCGCCCCCGCCCTCCGTACCGAGCAAAGCATGTGGAGCGAGCAATTCCGCCAATCCATTCAGCAACTCCAGTTCCAGTTGGAAACGCTTCGGGACTCCCCCGACTACGGTCCTGGCATCGACCTGCGCAAAGCTCGCTGCTTCGCTCGCTTGAACCGCCCTCTCGAAGCATGGATCCTTCTTCAGCCAATCGCCATCAGCCAAAACCCGCTCGCTCGCGAGGCACACCTGGAGTGGATCTCCAACGCCCGGTCCATGCGAGCCTGGAACCAGGCGGCCCGGATTGCCCAATCCTTCTTGAGCGCGTATCCAGAAGACAAAGACATCCCCCAAATACTGCTCTGGATCGCCCTCTCGCAAATCGAGCAAGAGAATTACTCAGAAGCCATACAGTCCCTGCGAGCCCTCGTCGAAAGGGAGCCAGCTCCCGACATCGCAGCAGCCGCCCACTACTACCAAGGCTACTGCTATTTCAGGCTCAAGGACTCCCTCCTCGCGATAGCCGCTTTCCAAGAGTGCCAAGGTGCCGCGCCCGACACCCCTGTAGCCCAGCAAGCGCTGATCTGGACCGGTATTTGCCACTTCACTACAAACCAACTCGAAAAAGCCATCGCCAGCTTCGTCGCAATTCAACAGAACCCGCAGGCCCGCTTCCTCCATCCCGAAGCCCTTTTCCGGGAAGCAACCTGCTACTTCGCCCTCGGCGAGCTCGAGCGAGCCTACACGCTCTCCGAAACTTGGCTGGAAAACTACAAGCTGCACCCTCGCGAGGCCGACCTCTATTTTCTGCAAGGAGATATCTTGTCCGAGCAAAACAAGGTTGACGCAGCCATCGCTGCCTACGCGGCCGTCGAGACCGACGACGCCGAGCTCGAGTTCCTCGCTCTCGAAAAACGCTGCGAGCTACTCCTGTACACGAACCGAAACGAGCAAGCTCGCCGCCTCCTTACAGCATACCGCAGTAAACAAGCAGTCTCTCCCCTGCACATCGGTGCCTACACCCAACTTCTCGCCCAATGCCTTCCTATCCACGTTGCTCAAGAGGAACTCGCCAAGGCTGTAAACAATTACGGAAACAATCCACAGGCCAAAGGAATCGTTGAGCTGATACATCAACTCGAGTCCCCGCCAGAACTTCCCGAAGCGCCGAGCCCTCTTGCCAGTCGCATCCTCGTAGCCGCCATACACGCCCACCGAGCTGCAGGAGAGCAGACCCCCGCCAAACTCAAAGCCCTCCAGCTCGCATCCCGCTTCAAAATCGAAGACCTGCCGCCTGAGGCCCTCGCCGAGGCAGGCTTCGCCTTGAACGAAATAGAGTCCCTCGAAGCGCCCCCATACTTTTTCAGGATCCTTCAAACATATCCAGAATCCTACTACACGAGCAAAGCCCTCCTAGGACTTGCCCAGCACCACAGAAACCGAAGCTCTTTCCAGGAAGCTCTCGCCTACCTGCTGCAAGTTCCCGAAGACGACATCGATACCCTCTCCCTGAAACTCGATCTCGAAACAATGCTCGAGCAACACCTCAGTGCAGAAAAAACAGCGAGCGCTATCCTCATCGACCCACAAGCAAAACCAAGCCACAAGGCAAAAGCCCTGCAAGCCCTCGGCCATGTGGCCCAGCAAAACGGCAGAAACCAGGAAGCGTACGCCTACTATCAAAGAATCTTCACGCTCTACAGGGGCGAAACCGACCAAGTCGCGGAAGCCTACTTGAAATGTATCCAAATTTTGGAATCAGACAAACGCTTCGAGGACGCCCAGCAAGTCGCATCCGAGTTCCTCGCCCAAAACGATATGCAAAAGCACCCAAGCTACCAGGATGTGCAAGACCGGTTTGAGCGAACCGCAGTCGAGCTTCCCGCCACAGCGAAACCAGCTGCCCTATGA